The following are encoded together in the Equus quagga isolate Etosha38 chromosome 1, UCLA_HA_Equagga_1.0, whole genome shotgun sequence genome:
- the LALBA gene encoding alpha-lactalbumin isoform X2 yields MMSFASLLLVGILFSATQAKQFTKCELSQVLKSMDGYKGVTLPEWICTIFHSSGYDTQTIVKNNGKTEYGLFQINNKMWCRDNQILPSRNICGISCNKFLDDDLTDDVMCAKKILDSEGIDYWLAHKPLCSEKLEQWLCEEL; encoded by the exons ATGATGTCCTTCGCCTCACTGCTCCTGGTGGGCATCCTGTTCTCTGCCACCCAGGCCAAGCAATTTACAAAATGTGAGCTGTCCCAGGTGCTGAAATCCATGGATGGCTATAAAGGCGTCACTTTGCCTGAAT GGATCTGTACCATATTTCATAGCAGTGGTTATGACACACAAACCATAGTTAAAAATAACGGCAAAACAGAATATGGACTCTTCCAGATCAATAATAAAATGTGGTGCAGGGACAACCAGATCCTTCCATCAAGGAACATCTGTGGCATCTCCTGTAACA AGTTCCTGGATGATGACCTTACTGATGACGTGATGTGTGCCAAGAAGATCCTGGATAGTGAAGGAATTGACTACTG GTTGGCTCATAAGCCCCTCTGCTCTGAGAAGCTGGAACAGTGGCTCTGCGAGGAGTTGTGA